Below is a window of Deinococcus multiflagellatus DNA.
AACCACGGCGCCAACATCCTGCACAGCGACCAGCACAGCACCGACCCCCAGGGCGGCACGTTTTTCATGCGCATGGAGTTTCACCTCTCGGGCCTGGACCTCGCCCGCGAGCCCTTTGAACGGGCCTTTGCCACCGTGGTGGCCGCCCCGTTTGGCATGACGTGGCGCGTGACCTACACCACCGAGCCCCGGCGCATGGCGGTGCTGGTCAGCAAGTACGACCACTGCTTTCTGGACCTGCTGTGGCGCAAACGCCGGGGCGAACTGAATGTGGAGATCCCTCTGGTGATCAGCAACCACGAGGACCTGCGCCGCGACGCCGAGATGTTCGGCATTCCCTTTCATGTGGTCCCCGTGACCAAGGACAACAAGGCCGAAGCCGAGGCCCAGCAGGTGCGGCTGCTGCAGGAAGCGGGCGCCGAGTTCGCCGTGCTGGCCCGCTACATGCAGATTCTTTCCGGTGATTTCCTGAATGCGTTTGGCAAGCCGGTCATCAACATTCACCACTCGTTCCTGCCCGCCTTTGTGGGCGCCAACCCGTACCGCGCGGCCTTTCAGCGCGGCGTGAAACTGATTGGCGCCACCAGCCACTACGTCACCGAAGAACTGGACGCCGGGCCGATCATCGCCCAGGACGTGGTGCCGGTGACCCACCGCGAAACCCCGGAGACCCTGATGCGCCTGGGCCGCGATGTGGAGCGGCAGGTGCTGGCCCGCGCGGTCAAGGCCCATGTGGAAGACCGCGTGCTGGTGCACGGCAACAAGACTGTGGTGTTCTGAGCTGGGGGGCTCAGGACAGGCAGGAGCATGAATGGCTCTGGGGTCTAGAGGCCAAATCTTTGGCCGTTAGCAGCACCAGAAGTCATCGCGGATTGGCCCTCAGAGGTAGTCGAAGAAGCGCCCAAACCATGTGGCTTTTCCACGCAGCTCCTTCTTCAACCCGTCATACGTGCCGCTGACGTCCTCAGGTCGAACCACGGTGTACCCGCGATGTTGCAAAAGGTGGACCACCTCAACCGGCAACGCCTCACTCGTCCAGTCTCGAACGTTGACAGTGAACGCCAACGCCAGTCGCCCAAAGGCGGAGAACCGGACCCCGAGAGCGAACTCAACGTCGAAAAGGTCAGCGAAAAAAGACGAGTCTTGTACCTGATCATCAACGGCGAAGTTCAGGTCAAGCGTCTGCGCCGCGTTCTGCGCGAAGGCCCGGACCTCTCGGAGTGCCGTGTGAGAGTCAAAGTCTGGAGGGCATTCCCACTCGGTCGCATGATCAGCGCGCAGCAACATCTGGCGCGTTGCTTCCTTCATCTCAACACTTTAGAGCGAAGTCTTGGGTGCCAACGAGCAGAAACCCAAGCCCCCTGTCCATGCCGCTCTGTCCTTGAGCTGACCGCTCGGTAAGGGATAGGCTGGGGGCATGGAAAGCCTGTATCTGGTGCTGCTGACCCTTCACAACCTCAACCGCTGGGTGATTCTGCTCACGGGCATCTGGGCGCTGGCCGCCAGTGTGCTGGGCCGCTCGGCGGGGCGGGCGTACACGGCGGCCGACCGCCGTCCGGTGGTGGCCTTTATGGGCAGCCTGCACCTGCAGGTGGTGCTGGGCCTGCTGCTGTTCGCGTTCATGGGCATGCAGAACATTCCCGTGTTCGCCGGGGCCCCGCGCCAGAGCTTTCAGTGGGAGCACCTGGGCCTGGGCGCGCTGGCGGCGGTGTTTGCCACCCTGGCCAGCGTCCGCGCCCGCAAGGCGACCACCGATCAGGCGAAGTTTGGTGCGGCGGCGCTGTGGAGTGGCCTGTCCCTGCTGACCGTGCTGCTGGCGATTCCCTGGTGGCGCCCCCTGCTGCGCTTCTTCGGCGCGTAAGGGCTGGATTCAGACGACGAAGGGCAAGCCTTGATCGGGCTTGCCCTTTGTTGTGCGCTTCTCATAAGGATTCCGGTTGATCAGTTAGTCCATAACTGATCAACCCGACCGGAGGGAGAGGGAAAAACGGTGACGGATAGGAGTGGAAGCACCGAAGCGACGCGGAGGGGCTGTAACGGATTATCCGGAATCCGTATCAGCTGTGCAGGCGGCGCTGAGTCCCTCTGAACGTCATACGGCACGACTCTGATTCCAAAGCAGAGTGGGAAGAACACCGCTCTGCTCTTTTATCGCCGTTGTCCCGTGTGTTCTCGTGTGCGCGCTGCGAGTCCGCTCACCCCTTCAGCTCACCTGAGTTCCGTCTTACAGGTACTTCAGCACGTCCATCAGTTCGTCCACCAGTTCCTGCTCGTCGCCCCGGGTGGCGGCGGTGGCCACATGCGCTTCCAGGTGCCCGCGCAGCACCACGCTGGCGGCGCCGTCCAGGGCGCCCTGCACCGCCTTGATCTGGCGCAGCACGTCCACGCAGTACACGTGGGGGTCGTCCAGTGAGCGGCGAATACTTTCCAGGTGGCCGCGGGCAATCGCCAGCCGCCGCGCGGCGCGTTTGCGGCTCTCTTCCGGCATGCACAGGTGACCCGCGTGGGTGTGGACCTCCACCCCCTCCTCGGGGGTCGGGGGCGGGCAGTGGGCGGCCGGATGGTCGGTCATCAGGGGGTGGACAGGCGGGCGCCGTAGCCCTCTTCCTGCACGGCGGCGATCAGCTGCTCGGGCTGGGCGGCGCCCTGTACCACGGCTTTTCCGGTCTGCAGATTCACCTGCACGTCGTCCACGCCGGGCACACTCTTCAGGGTGTTGGTCACGGCGGTCTGGCAGTGGCCGCAGGTCATACCCGTCACATCCAGTTCAATCTTGGTCATAGGGTTTCCTCCTGTCCAGCGTATACCCTCCCCCTGGGGGTGTCAACGGTCGGAATCGCCTTTTGCGTCAGTGTGCGTGTTTGGCCTTTCTGGTCTTGCGAATCCCTGCCCAACCGCCTATGCTGAGGCGACTTAGTATCCCCCTAGGGGGGATTAGGCAAAGGCCCGGAAGGAGAGACGCGATGCAGAAAACCATCGAACTGGGTGTGCAGGGCATGACCTGTGCCAGTTGTGTGGGGCGGGTGGAGCGCGGATTGAAAAAGGTGGAGGGGGTGCAGGAGGCCACGGTGAATCTGGCCACCGAGCGCGCCACCGTCACCTACGACCCTGCCCTCACCAGCCCGCAGGCGCTGCTGGACCGCGTGCAGGCCGTGGGCTACGAGCCGGTCACGGCCCAGGCCGAGTTTGGAGTTCAGGGCATGACCTGCGCCAACTGCGTGGGCCGCGTGGAACGGGCGCTGAAGAAGGTGGATGGGGTGCTGGCCGCCAGCGTAAATCTGGCCACCGAGCGCGCGACCGTCACCTACCTGCCCCAGAGCGTGGCCCCGGGCGAGCTGAAGGCGGCCATCCGAGGGGCGGGGTATGAGGTGCTCGACGCCCAGGCCGGGCAGGCCCGCGAGGACCAGGAACGCGCTGCCCGCGAGCGCGAGGTGGCCGAGCTGCGCCGGCAGGTGACCTTCAGCGCCGTGTTCGCCGTGCCGCTGCTGCTGCTGGCGATGGGTCCCATGCTGATTCCCGCGCTGAACGACTGGCTGATGGGCACCTTTGGGCACGGCGTGATGACCACCCTGAACTGGGTGATGCAGGCGCTGGCGCTGCCCATTCAGTTCGGGCCTGGGCGGCGGTTTTATCGCCTGGGCTGGAAAAGCCTGCGGGGCCGCTCGCCGGACATGAACGCCCTGGTCATGATCGGCACCACGGCGGCCTTTGCCTACAGCGTGGTGGCCACCGTGGCCCCGGGCCTGTTCCCCAAAGGCACCGCCCATGTGTACTACGAGGCGGCGGGCGTGGTCATCACGCTGGTGCTGCTGGGCAAATACTTTGAGGCGCTGGCCAAGGGCCGCTCCAGCGAGGCCATGAAGACCCTGCTGGGCCTGCAGGCCCGCACCGCCCGGGTGCGGCGCGGCGACCAGGAACAGGACGTGCCCACCGACGAGGTGCGCGTGGGCGACCTGATCGTGGTGCGCCCCGGCGAGAAGATTCCCGTGGACGGCGAGGTGGTGCAGGGCGCCAGTTACGTGGACGAAAGCATGATCACGGGCGAGCCGGTGCCCGTGAGCAAGCAGCCCGGCGCGGGCGTGGTGGGCGGCACCATCAACGGCCACGGCGCCCTGACCTTCCGCGCCACTCGCGTGGGCGCCGATACGGCGCTGGCCCAGATCATCCGGCTGGTGGAAACCGCCCAGGGCAGCAAGCCGCCCATTCAGGGCCTGGCCGACCGGGTGGTGGCTGTGTTCGTGCCGGTGGTGCTGGGCATTGCCGCGCTGACCTTTGGGCTGTGGCTGCTGCTGGGGGGGCCGTCTGCCCTGAGCTTCGCGCTGGTGACCACGGTGGCGGTGCTGATCATCGCCTGCCCCTGCGCCATGGGGCTGGCGACCCCCACCAGTGTCATGGTGGGCACCGGCAAGGCCGCCGAACTGGGCGTGCTGTTCAAGAGTGGCGGCGCGCTGGAAGGGCTGCAGGCCGTGGACGTGGTGGCCCTGGACAAGACCGGCACCCTCACCCGGGGCCGCCCCGAACTGACCGACCTGTTGCCCGCCCCCGGCATGGAGCGGGGAACCGTGCTGCGCCTTGTGGCCGCCGCCGAGAGCCAGAGTGAGCACCCCATTGCCCGCGCGTTGGTGGAGGCCGCCGCCCGCGAAGGCCTGGGCGTGCCTCGCCCCGAAACGGTCGAGGCCGTACCCGGCTTCGGCCTGAGCGCCGTGATAGAGGGCCGCCGCGTGCAGGTGGGCGCCGACCGCTACATGGCGAGGCTGGGGCTGGACGTCACCCCCTTTGCGGCGCAGGCCCAGGCCCTGGGCGACGCCGGCAAGAGCCCGCTGTACGCGGCGCTGGACGGCCAGTTGGCGGCGGTGCTGGCGGTGGCCGACCCCATCAAGGAAGGCAGCCCCGAAGCGGTGCAGGCCCTGCACCGCCTGGGCCTGAAGGTCGCCATGATCACCGGGGACAACGCGCGCACCGCGCAGGCCATTGCCCGGCAACTGGGCATTGACACCGTGCTGGCCGAGGTGCTGCCCAGCGGCAAAAGTGACGCTGTCAAGGCACTGCAGGCGCAGGGGCAGCGGGTGGCCTTTGTGGGCGACGGCATCAACGACGCGCCTGCCCTGGCCCAGGCCGATGTGGGGCTGGCTATCGGCACTGGCACCGACGTGGCGGTGGAAACCGCCGACGTGATCCTGATGAGCGGGGACCTGCGCGGCGTGCCGGGCGCCCTTGCCCTGAGCCGCGCGACCCTGCGCAACATCCGCCTGAACCTGTTCTGGGCCTTTGCGTACAACATCGTGCTGATTCCGGTGGCGGCGGGCGCGCTGTACCCGGCGCTGGGCTGGCTGCTCAGCCCGGTGCTGGCGGCGGCGGCGATGGGCTTTTCCAGCGTGTTCGTTCTGAGTAACGCCCTGCGCCTGCGGGGGTTCCGGCCCCCGGTGCGTCCTGGGCCTCCGCCCCCGGTCCCGGTGCCCACAGGCACGCCCAGCCCGGCGTAAGCTGGCCAGCGACGCGGGTGGGGGCGAGTGGGCCCTCACCCCGTCGCAGTTTGGCCCGTTCAGTCAGACAGTCCACTCCGTCCCCCTTCACGCCTCTTTTTCCTGGAGACCCCCTGCAGGTTCAAACTCACCGTTGGTCCCTCTATCGCTTCGCTCAGAACAGGTCCGGCGCAGGTGCGCGACCGTCACGCCTTCCTGGCGCGCGCCCAGCTGCGCGACGAGGTGCCCAGCGTGGCGGGGGCCAGCCGCTGGTGGGCCTGGGCGGCTCGTGTGGCAAGCCCGCTTTTTTGCTGCCGTACCTGATTCGCTGGGACGAAGAGAACACCCTGGCCCTGGAAAGCGTGGCGGCCGAGTTTGACTGCTTCGTGGAATACGGCGCCTACCCCCACCTGAAACTGCACGACGCCGGGCAGGAGGTGGCGGCCGTGCAGGACTGGAGCAACATGGGCGCGGTGTTTGTGCGCCCCGGCTACGAGCGCGCCGAGGAACTGCTGCGGCGCCTGTGGGACGTCCTGGCGCCTCAGGGCTGAACCCAGGGCGGCTCCGGGGAGAGCCACGAGAGCGTCTGCGAACAACAGCGGCATGTGCGGCGTTGAGAGGCCGCTTTGAGCCCCAGAGTAGAACGGCCAGTCACGGTCAGAGTTCAGCCCAGAGTCGCCTTGCAGAGAAGCCAGGGCGGCTCTGGCAGGAATAGAGAGGGGCTGGAGTGGCGTTGAGCGGCGGCTTCCTGGCACCAGGGTGGAACAGACGGCTGTTCCCAGGGCCCTGCCTGTCAGGCCCCCTCGGCCGCTGGCAGGGTCAGGGTAAAGGTGCTGCCGCCTGGGCCAGAGGTCACCTGCAGGTCCCCGCCCATCTGATGGGCCAGCCCCCGGGCAATCGTGAGGCCCACGCCGCTGCCGTCGCCCCGGGTGCGGGCGGGGTCCACGCGGTAAAAGCGCTCGAAAATGCGCTCCAGGTGCTCGGGGGGAATGCCGCTGCCGGTATCCGTCACTTGCAGGGCCACCTGGGCGGGGTGGGCGTGCGCGCTGAGGGTCACGCGGCATCCGCCCGGCGTGGCGCGCAGGGCATTGGCCAGCAGGTTGGACAGAATCTGCAGGGTGCGCTCGAAATCGGCGTGCAGGGGCAGTGGGCTGGGTGGCAGGGGTGCCACCTCCAGGGCCACGCCCCGGGCCTCGTAGGCGTCGGCAAAGCGCTCGGCCGCCGCCTGCAACAGCTCGGCGGCGCTGAAGGTGCCGGGCTGCAGGGTCACCTGCCCTGCCTCCACCCGCGACACCAGACTCAGGTCGGCGGCGAGGCGTTCCAGGGCGCGCAGTTCGCGGGTCATGGCGGGCGCGGCCTGTTCGGAGGGCAGCACGCCGTCGCTCAGGGCCTCGGCGTAGCCGCGCAGGGCCGCCAGTGGCGCGCGCAGTTCGTGGCCTACATTGCCAATCAGGGCCACCCGGTCCTGCTCCACCCGGTCCAGCGAACCGGCCAGCACGTTGAAGTGGTGGGCCAGTTGCGCCAGTTCGTCGCGGCCCCCTTCCGGCAGGCGCCGGGCATAGTGGCCGGCCGCCAGCGCCTGACTGCCCGCCGAGAGCAGCCGCACCGAGCGCACAATGCGCTGCGAGGTCAGCAGGGCCGTGATGGCCGCCACCAGCGCGGCAAACGGCAGGGCCGCCAGCAGGGCGCTGGT
It encodes the following:
- the purU gene encoding formyltetrahydrofolate deformylase; the encoded protein is MTVPASAAPALDPHNTAVLTITCPDRGGIVAAVSQFLHNHGANILHSDQHSTDPQGGTFFMRMEFHLSGLDLAREPFERAFATVVAAPFGMTWRVTYTTEPRRMAVLVSKYDHCFLDLLWRKRRGELNVEIPLVISNHEDLRRDAEMFGIPFHVVPVTKDNKAEAEAQQVRLLQEAGAEFAVLARYMQILSGDFLNAFGKPVINIHHSFLPAFVGANPYRAAFQRGVKLIGATSHYVTEELDAGPIIAQDVVPVTHRETPETLMRLGRDVERQVLARAVKAHVEDRVLVHGNKTVVF
- a CDS encoding metal-sensitive transcriptional regulator, with amino-acid sequence MTDHPAAHCPPPTPEEGVEVHTHAGHLCMPEESRKRAARRLAIARGHLESIRRSLDDPHVYCVDVLRQIKAVQGALDGAASVVLRGHLEAHVATAATRGDEQELVDELMDVLKYL
- a CDS encoding CopZ family metallochaperone; this translates as MTKIELDVTGMTCGHCQTAVTNTLKSVPGVDDVQVNLQTGKAVVQGAAQPEQLIAAVQEEGYGARLSTP
- a CDS encoding heavy metal translocating P-type ATPase: MQKTIELGVQGMTCASCVGRVERGLKKVEGVQEATVNLATERATVTYDPALTSPQALLDRVQAVGYEPVTAQAEFGVQGMTCANCVGRVERALKKVDGVLAASVNLATERATVTYLPQSVAPGELKAAIRGAGYEVLDAQAGQAREDQERAAREREVAELRRQVTFSAVFAVPLLLLAMGPMLIPALNDWLMGTFGHGVMTTLNWVMQALALPIQFGPGRRFYRLGWKSLRGRSPDMNALVMIGTTAAFAYSVVATVAPGLFPKGTAHVYYEAAGVVITLVLLGKYFEALAKGRSSEAMKTLLGLQARTARVRRGDQEQDVPTDEVRVGDLIVVRPGEKIPVDGEVVQGASYVDESMITGEPVPVSKQPGAGVVGGTINGHGALTFRATRVGADTALAQIIRLVETAQGSKPPIQGLADRVVAVFVPVVLGIAALTFGLWLLLGGPSALSFALVTTVAVLIIACPCAMGLATPTSVMVGTGKAAELGVLFKSGGALEGLQAVDVVALDKTGTLTRGRPELTDLLPAPGMERGTVLRLVAAAESQSEHPIARALVEAAAREGLGVPRPETVEAVPGFGLSAVIEGRRVQVGADRYMARLGLDVTPFAAQAQALGDAGKSPLYAALDGQLAAVLAVADPIKEGSPEAVQALHRLGLKVAMITGDNARTAQAIARQLGIDTVLAEVLPSGKSDAVKALQAQGQRVAFVGDGINDAPALAQADVGLAIGTGTDVAVETADVILMSGDLRGVPGALALSRATLRNIRLNLFWAFAYNIVLIPVAAGALYPALGWLLSPVLAAAAMGFSSVFVLSNALRLRGFRPPVRPGPPPPVPVPTGTPSPA
- a CDS encoding sensor histidine kinase; protein product: MNLFARLFLGHLLVTVVALGALLALAELTAPAFYRHHVEQMVALLGPEGRALQPDLERGMRGTLTSALLAALPFAALVAAITALLTSQRIVRSVRLLSAGSQALAAGHYARRLPEGGRDELAQLAHHFNVLAGSLDRVEQDRVALIGNVGHELRAPLAALRGYAEALSDGVLPSEQAAPAMTRELRALERLAADLSLVSRVEAGQVTLQPGTFSAAELLQAAAERFADAYEARGVALEVAPLPPSPLPLHADFERTLQILSNLLANALRATPGGCRVTLSAHAHPAQVALQVTDTGSGIPPEHLERIFERFYRVDPARTRGDGSGVGLTIARGLAHQMGGDLQVTSGPGGSTFTLTLPAAEGA